The sequence TTTTCCCGCCCATGCCGCGCCCGCGCTCGACTCCTCCGCGATCGCCGGAAAGGCCGCCGCCATACTGGGAGAGTTCGCCCCAGGGATGGCCCTGCCGGAGGCGGCCGCAGCGCCGGTCGCGGATGTCGCAGCGGCCAAGGCTCCGGCCGCTCAGCCCCTTCCGAATTTCGGCCAGGTCTCCCCGACCCTGTATCGGTCCGGACAACCGAGCCAGGCGGGCGTGGCCAAGATCAAGAGCGCGGGCGTCAAGACGATCCTCAAGCTCAACGTCGACGATCCGGCGGAGTCGGACTGGGCCGCGAACAACGGGCTGGACCTGGAGACCGTGCTCATGTCCAATAAGGTCTCCCCGACCTACGACCAGATCGACCAGGCTCTGGCCATCATCAATGACACGTCCAAACAGCCGGTGCTGGTTCACTGCCACCTGGGCCATGACCGGACCGGCGCGGTGGTGGGGGCGTACCGGATCACCGTGCAGGGCTGGAGCGTGGACAAGGCCGCGGCCGAGGCCAAGGCCATGGGCTACAGCAACCCGAACTACGACGACATCACGGCGTACCTGCAGGGTTATCTGGCCCACGTGCGCCGGCCGCTTTGACTCTGCTGCGGCATAATGGCTCCGGGCCGTCACGTCCTGAGGAGGCAGCGGTATGGGTAAGCCCAGGAAGATCGAGACCGTCTGGAAGAGCCAGCCGACCATAGAGGGAGCCGGGGTGCACCTGCGCCGGGCCTTTGGGTTCCATGAGGTCCCGCGCCTCGACCCGTTCCTGCTGCTCGACGATTTCAAGAACGACGATCCGGCACTGTTCCTGCCGGGCTTCCCGTGGCATCCGCACCGGGGCATCGAGACCATCACCTACGTGCTCCAGGGCGAGGTCGAGCACGGCGACAGCATGGGCAACAAGGGGGTGATCCGTCCCGGCGACGTCCAGTGGATGACGGCCGGCAGCGGCATCATCCACCAGGAGATGCCCAAGGGCGACCCGAAGGGCCGGCAATGGGGTTTCCAGCTCTGGGCCAACCTGCCCCGCTCCCACAAGATGATGGACCCGCGCTACCGCGAGGTGCTCGCCGCGGCCATCCCTGAGGCGCGCCTGGCTGGCGGCGCGCGCGTGAAGGTCATATGCGGCGAGGCGGACCACGCCGTGGGGCCGGTGCAGGACATCGTCACCCAGCCCCAGTACCTGGACGTAAGCGTTCCCGCGCAGTCCTCCTTCCGCCACCCGGTGCGCGCCGGGCATACGGTCTTCGCTTACGTCTTCGAGGGCAAGGCCTATTTCGACGCCGAACGGGACGCCTACGCCCACGAGATGAGCGGGTCGGGCTGGTCGGACGTGCAGCGCGAATGCATGCCCGGCCCGCGCAACTTGGTGCTCTACGGGCGCAAGGGCGACTTCGTTGAGGTGCGCACCGAGGCGGAGGGGGTCAGGTTCCTGCTGGTCTCAGGCCGGCCCATCGGCGAGCCGGTGGCCTGGTACGGGCCGATCGTCATGAACACAGGGGCGGAGCTGAAGACCGCCTTCGCGGAATACGAGCAGGGGACTTTCATCAAGCACGTCCAGCCTTCCGCGAGCTGACGTCATCTTCTCGGACAAGCGGGGTCCAAAGACCCTGGGCCGACTGCGTCCAAGGGCCCTTTCCGCCTGGGAGCGCGGCTGGTATTATATGGAGCGATGGATATCTCGCGCCGGGAAGTCCCGGAAGGCTCTTTCGTCCGCAAGAACCGGCGGCTCATCAACCTGACCTCCGGCCTGTAAAGCCGTTCCTCCCTCAGGCCGCGCTCAAGATCCGTCCCAGGAGGTCTCCATGAAATCGATGCGTACGCTGGTCGTCACCGCCGCCGTGCTGTCCGTGGGCGTCTGCGCCCGCTGTGCCGGGCGCTGCCGCCCTTGGCTGGTGCAGGGCGCTTTGGACCGCGCGGGCGTCTCCATCTCTTTGACCTTGGGCAACGCCTGCACTCCGGAGAATGCGGGCTTCTACTTCATGCACTACCGGACCCGCGACGCGGCCGGCCAGCGGGGATTCTCCTTCCAGAGCGCGGACTACCCGGAACAGCAAGCGCCGCTCGACCTGGCCCTGAAGAGCATGGCATTGCTGGGCGCGACCGACCAGGACATTGAATTTTTGGAAGGCACGGTGATGCCTTTGGTCGCGGCGGGGCGTGCCGCTGAGGCCGGTGAGGCCTGGCGCGGCTATCTGGTCGCGCGGGGTTCCGGCGCGCGGCCCTAAGGTGTGTTTGCTAGAATGTTGTCGTCGAGCCATGGAACAAAAGCACCACCCTCCTCGTATAGATAGTAGAGTCCGGAGCCGCCAGGAGCGGCTCCTGCTCGGGCTTCTTTTGAGGAGGGCTGCGATGGGCGAGATTCGGGTGAAGGCTCGGCTGGAGAAGGAAGGGGCCTCCTTCAAAACTGGCCGCCGCAAGACTCGTGTCCTGGAAATCGATGCGGTGGTGGACACGGGCGCGGTGATGATGCTCCTGCCGCAGGAGATGGCGGAGTCGCTGGGCCTGGTCTCGCGGGGCAAGGTGATCGTCCAACTCGCCAATGACCAGAAGATCGAGTTGGAGCGGGCCGGAGGCATCCTGCTGACGGTGGCGGGGCGGCAGATGACCACGGATTGTCTGGTGGGGCCGCCTGGGTGCGAGCCGCTGATAGGGCAGATCGTGCTGGAGAGCCTGGACCTGATACCGGATCCGGTCAAGCGCACCTTGACGTCGCGGCCCGAGTCGCCGTTCCTGCCGACCCTGAAGCTGAAGGGGCTGGCTTGCCCAGCCGCCGCCTAGGCCGGCTGGTGCAACGAATACTGTTCAATGCTTGAAATGCCTCATCCCGGTGAAGACCATGGCCAGCCCCTTCTCGTCGGCCGCGGCGATGACTTCCTGATCCTTCACCGACCCGCCCGGCTGGACGACCGCCGTCACCCCCACCGAAGCCGCCGCCTCCACCGAATCCTTGAACGGGAAGAACGCATCCGAAGCCAGCACCAGCACCGAGGGCTTGCCGCTGTCCCGCTCGTACATCTTGTACTTCACCGATGCCATGTGCACCGAATCCACCCGCGACATCTGCCCGGCCCCGATGCCTACCGTCGCATCCGGGCCAGCCAAGACGATCGCGTTGGAGCGCACATGCTTGCACGCCACCCAGGCGAAGCGCAAGGCGCCCTCCTCTTCGGCGGACGGAGCGCGCTTGGTCACCACCTTCATGGCGTCGCCGAAGGTCAGGCGGTCCGGCTCCATGGCCAGGACTTCCCGCCCCACCGAGCGCAGTTGGACATCCCGCGTCGGCGGATCCTGGCGCACCAAAAGCCGCACGTTCGGCTTCTTCTTAAGCAGCACCAAAGCCTCGGATGAGAAATCCGGCGCGATGATCAGCTCCACGAACTTCTTGGCCAAAAGCTCCGCGATGTCCGCCTCCACGGTCCGGTTGAAAGCCAGCACCCCGCCGAAAGCCGACAAAGGATCGCAAGCCCAGGCCCCCTCCAGCGCCGCGAGCGGGCTCTTCCCTACGGCCATCCCGCAAGGCGTCACGTGCTTGAAGATCACCGCCGCCGGCTGGGAGAACTCGCTGACCGCGTCCCAGGTCCCGGCCGCGTCGAGGATGTTGTTGTAGGAGAGCTCCTTGCCATGAAGCTGGGTGAAGGAAGTCTTTCCCGCCGGAGCGTACAAAGCCGCCTTCTGGTGAGGATTCTCCCCGTAGCGCAGGTCCTGGACCTTCAAGAGGCTCACGTTCATCTCCTGCGGGAAAGCCCCGGAGTCCTTCAGCGTCCAAGCTCGCGAGATCATCGAGTCATATTCGGCCGTGTGCCGGAAGGCCGTCAGCGCCAAGCGCTTGCGCGTCTCCAGGCCAAGCTGGCCCTGCGACGACTCCAGCTCCTTGAGCAGAGCCGGATAATCCGCCGGTGAAGTCACCACCGCCACGTCCTCGAAGTTCTTCGCGGCGGCCCGGATCAAGGCCACCCCGCCGATGTCGATCTGCTCGATCACGTCGAGGCTGTACGGGTCCGCCGCTTTGGCCGCGGTGCGCGCGAACGGATAGAGGTTGACCACCACCAGGTCGATCGGCTCGATGCCCAAGGCCGCGGCCTCGCGCGCCTGGACCGCGTCCTTGCGCCGCAGAAGGATTCCCCCGTGCACGTGGGGATGCAAGGTCTTCACCCGGCCCGCCAGGATCTCCGGGAAGCAGGTCACCGTCTCCAAAGGCCGCACCGTCACGCCCGCCTCGCAGAGCAGCTTGGCCGTGCCTGAAGTCGAGACCAGCTCCACGCCCATCCCCTGGAGAGCCTGGGCCAGCTCCTTGAGGCCCGTTTTGTCCGAGACCGAGATGAGAGCTCTCTTGATGCGCGGTGAGGCGGCCCCTACGGCAGGCAGGACCGAAACCCCCTGGCCCGCGACCTTCAGCCGCCCCTCGCAGAACTGGGCCGCGACCTTCGGGAAGAGCCAATGCTCCTGCACCCGCACCCGCGCCGACAGCGACTCGACCGTGTCTCCCGGCAGGACCGCCACCGCGGCTTGGGCCGCGATCGGGCCATGGTCGTAGCGCTCGTCTACGAAATGCACCGTGCAGCCGCTGAGCTTGGCGCCGGAGGCCAGCACCGCCTCGTGCACCCGGCGGCCGTACATGCCGGCGCCGCCGAAAGCGGGCAGGAGCGCCGGATGGATGTTGAGGATGCGCCCCGCGAAAGCCTTGAGCATCGGGGCCTTGAGATGAGTCAGAAAACCGGCTAGGCAGACCAGTTCGACCTGCATCTGGCGGCAAAGCCGCGCCACATGCGCGCTGTACTCCTCCGGAGTCGGAAAGTCCTTCGGGCAGGCCACCACCGCCGGGATGGCCGCGCGTTCGGCCCGCCGCAAAGCGCCGATGCCGGGCTTGCTCCCGACCAGCAAGACGATGCGGCCGCGGATGCGGCCCGCCGCGCAGGCGTCGATCAAGGCCTGCAGGTTCGTCCCTTCGCCGGAAGCCAGGACCGCGATGTTGGTCATGAGAACTCCACCCCCGGTCTGCCCGCTTGAACGTCGCCGATGAGCTTGAGCTCCGGCAGTATCTTGCGAGCCAGCGCCAGGCTGTCAGGCCTTATCACCACCACCATGCCGATGCCCATGTTGAAGGTCCGCCACATCTCAGCTTCCGGCACGCCGCCCCGGCGCTGCAGTTCGGCGAAGACCTCGGGCACCTTCCAGTTGTCGCGGCGCAGGACGATCTTGCAGCGCTTGGGCAGGATGCGCGGCACGTTCTCCAGCAGGCCGCCACCAGTGATGTGAGCCAGCCCAAGGATGATGTGGCCCTGTTCGCGCAAGCCCGAGGCCAGGCGGTCGATCTGGGGCACGTAGATGCGCGTGGGCGTCAAAAGCCGGGGCCCCCAATGCCTCAGATGCCGCCCGGTGAAGATCTTGCGCACCAAGGAATAGCCGTTGGAATGCAGGCCCGAGGAGGGCAGGCCCAGGACCAGGTCGCCCGGGAACATCTTGGAGCCGTCGATCACCTCCGAGCGCTTCACGATGCCCACCGAGAAACCCGCCAAGTCGTACTCGCCTTCCGGGTAGAAGCCGGGCATCTCGGCGGTCTCGCCGCCCAGCAGCATGGAGCGGCCCTGCCGGCAGCCCTCCAGTATGCCGGCCATGATGCGCTTGGAGCGCTTGAGGTCCAGATGTCCCGTGGCATAGTAGTCGAGGAAGATGAGCGGCCTGGCCCCGCAAGTGATGAGGTCGTTGACGCACATGGCCACGAGGTCGATGCCGATGGTGTCGTGGCGGTCCAGGGCGAAGGCGAATTTGAGCTTGGTCCCGACGCCGTCCGTGCAGGCCACCAGGCGCCACGGGTCGCCGTTGTCCGCCGGGATCGGGAAGAGCCCGGAAAAGCCCCCGATGGCGGGCGATCTCTTCTGCAAGAAGTCCACCAGCTTGTCCGCCAATTCGGTGTCCACCCCGGCTTTCTTGTAGGTCAGGTTCATGGTTTTTGGGTCCTGCTGCCAGGCTTGACGAAAGGCTTCTCCTGCCGGCAGAGCTCGCATTTGTCGGCAGGGTAGGCGGCCAAGGGCAGATGGATGAGGCTGGCCATCGGCACGCCCAGGTCCGGCGGGGTCGTGGCGCGGCAGACGATGGAGAGCGCTGCCACGACCTCGGCCCCGAGTCCGCGGGCCATGGCGATGACCTCGCCTGTGGACTTGCCCGTGGTGATGACGTCCTCGACTACGGCTACCTTCTCCCCGGGCCTGAGCGCAAATCCCCGGCGCAAGGCCATCGCGCCGCCTTCGCGCTCCGCGAAGTAGGCGCGCACGTCCAGAGCGGCCGCGGTCTCCTGCCCGATGACGATGCCGCCCAGAGCGGGGGACAGGATCAGATCCGGGGGCGCAGGGCAGAGCTTGGCCAGGGCCGCGCCCAGCCGCGCGGCATGCCGAGGATGGGACAAGAGCAGCGCGCACTGCATGTAGCGGTCGCTGTGCAGCCCCGAGGAGAGCAAGAAGTGCCCCTCCAGCATGGCGCCGGTCTCGACCAGCAGGCTGCGCAGCTCCTGAGACGTCAGGGATGACGGTTCCTTCATGGTTTCTCCAAGGCTCCGGCCGCGGCATGGCGCATCTCGGCGAGTATGCCCTGCGCCGCCTTGAGGGGCTCCGGCGCCCGCGTTATGGGCCGTCCGACCACGATAAAGTTGACGCCCAAGGCGGCAGCCTCGCCCGGCGTCATGACCCGCTTCTGGTCGTGTGCGCCGCTCTCCGCGGGCCGTATGCCCGGCGTGATGAAGCGCATGTCCAGGTGCGGCAGGGCCTTGCGCAGGGCCGCGACCTCCTGGCCCGAGCAGATGGTGCCGTCGATGCCGTTGATCCAGCCCAGGCGCGCGAGGTTCTTGACCATGGTGGGCAGGGTCGTGCGCGGCTGCACCACGCGCAGGTCCTGGGCTCCCAGGCTGGTCAGCACGGTCACGCCCCAGAGCTTGGGCCGCGGATTGACTTCCGCCGCGGCCTTGAGCATGGCGCTGCCGCCCGAAAGATGCAAAGACACCGACTCGGCGCCCAGCTTCTGCGCCTCCTGGACCGCGTGGGC comes from Elusimicrobiota bacterium and encodes:
- the purM gene encoding phosphoribosylformylglycinamidine cyclo-ligase; protein product: MNLTYKKAGVDTELADKLVDFLQKRSPAIGGFSGLFPIPADNGDPWRLVACTDGVGTKLKFAFALDRHDTIGIDLVAMCVNDLITCGARPLIFLDYYATGHLDLKRSKRIMAGILEGCRQGRSMLLGGETAEMPGFYPEGEYDLAGFSVGIVKRSEVIDGSKMFPGDLVLGLPSSGLHSNGYSLVRKIFTGRHLRHWGPRLLTPTRIYVPQIDRLASGLREQGHIILGLAHITGGGLLENVPRILPKRCKIVLRRDNWKVPEVFAELQRRGGVPEAEMWRTFNMGIGMVVVIRPDSLALARKILPELKLIGDVQAGRPGVEFS
- a CDS encoding dual specificity protein phosphatase family protein, with the translated sequence MKRELRAYLAGALLLAAFPAHAAPALDSSAIAGKAAAILGEFAPGMALPEAAAAPVADVAAAKAPAAQPLPNFGQVSPTLYRSGQPSQAGVAKIKSAGVKTILKLNVDDPAESDWAANNGLDLETVLMSNKVSPTYDQIDQALAIINDTSKQPVLVHCHLGHDRTGAVVGAYRITVQGWSVDKAAAEAKAMGYSNPNYDDITAYLQGYLAHVRRPL
- the purH gene encoding bifunctional phosphoribosylaminoimidazolecarboxamide formyltransferase/IMP cyclohydrolase — its product is MPAVGAASPRIKRALISVSDKTGLKELAQALQGMGVELVSTSGTAKLLCEAGVTVRPLETVTCFPEILAGRVKTLHPHVHGGILLRRKDAVQAREAAALGIEPIDLVVVNLYPFARTAAKAADPYSLDVIEQIDIGGVALIRAAAKNFEDVAVVTSPADYPALLKELESSQGQLGLETRKRLALTAFRHTAEYDSMISRAWTLKDSGAFPQEMNVSLLKVQDLRYGENPHQKAALYAPAGKTSFTQLHGKELSYNNILDAAGTWDAVSEFSQPAAVIFKHVTPCGMAVGKSPLAALEGAWACDPLSAFGGVLAFNRTVEADIAELLAKKFVELIIAPDFSSEALVLLKKKPNVRLLVRQDPPTRDVQLRSVGREVLAMEPDRLTFGDAMKVVTKRAPSAEEEGALRFAWVACKHVRSNAIVLAGPDATVGIGAGQMSRVDSVHMASVKYKMYERDSGKPSVLVLASDAFFPFKDSVEAAASVGVTAVVQPGGSVKDQEVIAAADEKGLAMVFTGMRHFKH
- the pyrE gene encoding orotate phosphoribosyltransferase produces the protein MKEPSSLTSQELRSLLVETGAMLEGHFLLSSGLHSDRYMQCALLLSHPRHAARLGAALAKLCPAPPDLILSPALGGIVIGQETAAALDVRAYFAEREGGAMALRRGFALRPGEKVAVVEDVITTGKSTGEVIAMARGLGAEVVAALSIVCRATTPPDLGVPMASLIHLPLAAYPADKCELCRQEKPFVKPGSRTQKP
- a CDS encoding pirin family protein, producing MGKPRKIETVWKSQPTIEGAGVHLRRAFGFHEVPRLDPFLLLDDFKNDDPALFLPGFPWHPHRGIETITYVLQGEVEHGDSMGNKGVIRPGDVQWMTAGSGIIHQEMPKGDPKGRQWGFQLWANLPRSHKMMDPRYREVLAAAIPEARLAGGARVKVICGEADHAVGPVQDIVTQPQYLDVSVPAQSSFRHPVRAGHTVFAYVFEGKAYFDAERDAYAHEMSGSGWSDVQRECMPGPRNLVLYGRKGDFVEVRTEAEGVRFLLVSGRPIGEPVAWYGPIVMNTGAELKTAFAEYEQGTFIKHVQPSAS
- the pyrF gene encoding orotidine-5'-phosphate decarboxylase codes for the protein MTELIVALDVDTIHEEEALLQALKSTVTFYKVGLRLFTAHGKRAVDLVHRFGGKVFLDLKFHDIPQTVAHAVQEAQKLGAESVSLHLSGGSAMLKAAAEVNPRPKLWGVTVLTSLGAQDLRVVQPRTTLPTMVKNLARLGWINGIDGTICSGQEVAALRKALPHLDMRFITPGIRPAESGAHDQKRVMTPGEAAALGVNFIVVGRPITRAPEPLKAAQGILAEMRHAAAGALEKP